A single region of the Candidatus Peregrinibacteria bacterium genome encodes:
- a CDS encoding DUF4012 domain-containing protein produces MPSSLLPHFLRKYPLMKQSFFSRHIFDKFRKQEPWWKRFLLVIWTFFLSRKGILALFVLFFISLGIWGYVSLSEFRIFFGDLPQILGFWGEKRYLLLLENENERRPTGGFITSFAVIESRGIFQNLQFYNSEEVETPNPQVKAPDAVERVFSRDPKYAGWVFRDTNFSFDFSENAKKALEFLSYDSRFADMHFDGVIAVDMSFITDVVGLLEPFSLGDETLTKKNFFELLEFTAKNFDLHDEEAWRSRKNTLYPLAHEIFKKLALHPGYWDDFFIVTAKNFQNKHITAYLEDPDLQAKFLEKNWAGTIPSQNFWSINFANLGGRKVDRYLQKDFHSSLHVDELGKIVERFSIHIVHEGTYNLQSDHYETFVRIVRPQGTVFLNSGGKFETPPRGDTRPYGEEISFFLTLDPGEEKLLQFTFELPGSFSEFPEKSFLISIFKQVGSSQDEWDFTMRGENDVRFSAEGCDKIQSHENVFFCDLSVKMDESLVFTLHPDKTPPLLQFAEFLTSSELEIRFSEDISPGILHENISLLTLDNSSEELQTIPIQKVRQEGENIFLDLEKSVAPGQKKFQLIISNVEDLSGNYFEGSEKGLFKATITR; encoded by the coding sequence TTGCCATCTTCCCTTCTTCCCCATTTTTTGCGAAAATATCCGCTGATGAAACAAAGCTTCTTCTCCCGGCATATTTTTGACAAATTTCGAAAGCAAGAACCGTGGTGGAAGCGTTTTTTGCTCGTGATTTGGACGTTTTTTCTTTCGAGAAAAGGGATTCTTGCTCTTTTTGTTCTCTTCTTCATTTCTCTTGGTATTTGGGGATATGTATCGCTTTCAGAATTTCGTATCTTTTTTGGCGACCTCCCACAAATTCTCGGATTTTGGGGAGAAAAACGCTATCTCCTCCTTCTTGAAAACGAAAATGAGCGTCGTCCTACTGGGGGATTTATTACCAGTTTTGCTGTTATTGAGAGTCGTGGAATTTTTCAGAATCTTCAGTTCTACAATTCAGAAGAAGTGGAGACGCCAAATCCTCAGGTAAAAGCTCCTGACGCGGTGGAACGAGTATTTTCTCGTGATCCAAAATATGCAGGATGGGTCTTTCGTGACACGAATTTTTCTTTCGATTTTAGTGAAAATGCGAAAAAAGCACTTGAGTTTTTGTCATATGATTCACGATTTGCAGATATGCATTTTGATGGAGTTATTGCCGTTGATATGAGTTTTATTACAGATGTTGTTGGTCTTCTTGAACCGTTTTCCCTTGGCGATGAAACACTCACAAAAAAGAATTTCTTTGAACTCCTCGAATTTACTGCTAAGAATTTTGATCTTCATGATGAAGAAGCATGGAGAAGTCGAAAAAATACTCTCTATCCCTTAGCTCATGAAATTTTCAAGAAACTCGCACTCCATCCTGGATACTGGGATGATTTTTTTATCGTGACAGCAAAAAACTTTCAGAACAAACATATTACGGCGTATTTGGAAGATCCTGATCTTCAGGCAAAGTTTTTAGAAAAAAATTGGGCAGGGACCATTCCTTCTCAAAATTTTTGGTCGATAAATTTTGCAAATTTAGGAGGGAGAAAAGTCGATCGCTATCTCCAAAAAGATTTCCATTCTTCTCTTCATGTCGATGAACTCGGAAAAATTGTAGAGAGGTTTTCCATCCACATTGTTCATGAGGGAACGTACAATCTTCAATCTGACCATTATGAGACATTTGTGCGCATTGTTCGTCCTCAAGGGACAGTATTTTTAAATTCAGGCGGAAAATTTGAAACACCTCCGCGTGGAGATACTCGTCCATACGGAGAAGAAATATCATTTTTCCTCACGCTAGATCCCGGAGAGGAAAAGTTACTGCAATTTACGTTTGAACTTCCCGGATCATTTTCGGAATTTCCGGAAAAATCTTTCCTCATTTCTATTTTTAAACAAGTGGGAAGTTCTCAAGATGAATGGGATTTCACTATGAGAGGAGAAAATGACGTTCGATTTTCTGCAGAAGGATGCGATAAAATTCAGTCGCATGAAAATGTTTTCTTTTGCGATCTTTCCGTGAAAATGGATGAATCGCTCGTATTTACGCTCCATCCGGATAAAACTCCACCACTCCTGCAATTTGCCGAATTTTTGACTTCATCTGAATTGGAGATACGATTTTCGGAAGATATTTCTCCTGGAATTCTCCACGAAAACATCTCGCTTCTTACTTTGGATAATTCGTCCGAAGAACTTCAGACTATTCCCATTCAAAAAGTCCGGCAAGAAGGAGAAAATATTTTTCTTGATCTGGA